DNA from Thermococcus argininiproducens:
CAAACACTGGGTGGACTGAAAGCGAGGGGTCATCCAGTTGGTGCAACTGGAGTTTATCAAACGGTAGAAGCAGTGTGGCAGCTTAGAGGCGAAGCTCCAAACCAAGTTCCTGATGCAGAAGTAGGTCTTACTCAGAACATAGGTGGAACGGGCTCAAACATAACTGTAACCATATTAAGGAGGGTTTAGAAATGGGGAAGCCAATGCAAGTTGCTCGTTATTGGAGACACTTTAAGGAAAAATATCGTCTTATTGGGGGTAAGTGTAAGAGTTGCGGTCAGGTTCACTTTCCAAAGAGACCCGTTTGCCCTGAATGTGGGAGCCAAGAAATAGAAGAGTTCCAATTTAGTGGAAAAGGAAAGGTTGTAAGTTGGACAATAATAAGAAACCCTCCAAGCGGTTATGAATATTACAAGCCATATCCAATAGCTTTAATTGAACTTGAGGAAGGGCCTCTAGTCCTGGCGCAGCTTACAGATGTTGATCCAGAGGAAATAGACTTTGGTATGGAAGTGGAGATGGTTACAAGAAAAATTAGGGAGTTCAGTGAGGATGGAATAATACTTTATGGCTATAAGTTTAGACCGCCGTTAAAGTGACTATTTTTCTTTTTTAATGTCTTTTACCATTCTTATCCAGATACCCGCTTTTCCAGCAACCCTAAAACCAAGTCTTTTATAAAATTCTATGGCTTTCTTATTTTTCTCTCCGACCCAGAGTTCAATTCTATCATTATACCTGCTTAGATACTCCATACATTTCTCCATAAGTTTCTTTCCAACGCTTTTTCCCTGATACTCTTTGTCAACAACGAACTCATGGATGGCACCTACCACTCTATTTTCATATCGACTGTGCCAGTCGTTATCACACACAATAAAACCCACTATCCTATCTCCATCTTTTGCGATGAAAAATCCATCACTGGCTTTGTTCCAGCACCATCTTAGGTATCTCTTTGCATAACTCTCTCCTTCGCCCCCATATTCCTTCATACCCTCGTATCCTCGCATGTATATGCTTACAAGAGTTTCAAGTATCTCCTGATCCATTCTATTTAATTTTCCTATACTCAGGTGCTCCTTATTGTTGTTTTTAATTTCTTTCATTCCCATCGTTAGGAACTTATAATAGATGGATTTATAAAAGCTAGCCTTCCATCGTAGAGTAGAGTGAGTTGAAGGTGATTTTAATGGCAAAAGCCAAGCCAAGAATTTGTGAAATCTGTGGAGCAGAGATAAGAGGTAAAGGACACACGGTGAAAATAGAAGGGGCTGAACTTTTGGTGTGCTACAAGTGTTATCAAAAATATGGCAGGAAAAAGCCGGGAACTTGGAGCCCAATGCCAACAGGAAGAGAACCTAGAAGAACATATGTTCCAAGAGCAAGGCCTAAACAAACCCCGAGAACGCAAAGACCTCTTTACACTGAGGACATAGTAGAAGACTATGCAGATAGAGTGAGAGAGGCTATCCAGAGAAGTGGCTTGAGTTATGAAGAGCTTTCCCATAAAGTAGGCCTTTCAACCAATCTTATTAGAAGGATTGCGCATGGTGAGTATATCCCTACTATAAGTGAGGCAAAAAAGCTTGAGCGTTACTTTAAGATAAAACTAATTGAGCGTGTTGAAGAGAATGTAAAAGAAAAAGCTACTATACCTAAAGATTATGAGCCAACTTTGGGGGATGTAGCTAATATTAAGATCAAAAAGAGGAAGAAGAAGTAGCTACTCCCTACTTCCCCCTTCTTGCTGTTCTTTCTTTGGAGAATAAAATCCCTTTAAAATTTCAAAAGTACTCCAAAGACGTAGGAGTTCTTTGTGAACCGGAGTATCCGGCGGAATTACTATTATATGGGCAGGAGGGTGTATCTCTCTTAATCTCCCTATGGCCTTGCCCGGTGGTAGATCCACTTGAGCCACAACATGGGCATTATATTTTCTTTTAGGCCTTTCTCCTACAATCTTCTCAAAGGCCCAGTCTGAGAGAGCTGGAGGTATTATCCTCGGTTTGCCTCTTATTTCCATTCCAGCGTATCTTACTAAATCAGCTAACGCTATTAGGGCCTTGTCGAAGTTGTCTGTTCTTATCAAAACTACCGTGTTTAGCATAACTTTCACCGAAAAGAGCTAAGTTGGGAGGTATTTAAAGATATGGTTTGGCGTGTTTTTATACGGAGGAAAAATTTATAAGCCCAGGTCGAAAGAGATATGAGTGACTATTAGGGCGGGCCCGTGGTCTAGACTGGTTATGACGTCGCCCTCACACGGCGAAGGTCCGGGGTTCGAATCCCCGCGGGCCCACCAAAGGGATTTTAGAAAGCCTATTCCTGCATACTAAAAACTAGTTAAATACTGTCTTAACTTTTAGTTAAAACTAAAAACCTAGAAGTTATAAGTTGTTATCTCCTGTAGGGCCAAGATTAAGAAAAGTCAATTACCAGTTGGGTATAAAGTTGTAGTAAATTCCTAGGCGGATCTTCTACTTGCCCCAAAGGCAAGTTTTTAAAAGAAAAAAAGTAAAATCCAATTTTCCAAAAAGTATTTAACTCTCTTTAGACTACCATCTATTAGTTAAGATGAATATCTACATTGATGGTGCCTAACATGGCATATGTAATTGAAACTAAAGATCTTACAAAATTCTTTGGAAAGAGAAACATAATTTATCATCTAAATCTTAAAGTCCCTAGAGGAGTAGTTTACGGATTCTTGGGTCCTAATGGGGCGGGAAAAACAACCACAATAAAAATGCTTACTGCATCCTTGAGGCCCACATATGGGGAAATAAGGATCTTTGGCCTTGAGATGCCTCAAAAAAGGGTTGAAATTATGAAAAGTGTAGGTTATATGCCTGAAGTCCCAATAGCATATGAAGACATGACGATTTTTGATTTTCTCATATATATGGGCAGACTTTCTGGTTTAAAAAAGGAGAAAGCAACAGAACAAGCAAAAGACCTTATGAACTACGTGGGCGTTGGAAAACTGGCACTAAACAAAATAAAAGAATTATCTTCAGGGCAGAAACAGAGGGTAACTTTTGCTTCTGCTTTGATTGGTAACCCCGAACTTTTAATATTGGATGAACCAACGGCAAATCTGGATCCTCTCGGAAGAATAGAGTTCATTGGAAAAATCATATCCCTCGCAAAAGAAGGAAAGACAATTTTTGTTAGTTCTCATATAGTAAGTGAAGTGGAAAAAATGTGCAACTATGTTGGCCTCATCAATCAAGGCAGGCTTATTGCTCAGGGAAGGATACGGGATTTGACGCAAATAGAAGAAAATGACTATGATGTCGCAACTTCTAATAATGCTCTTGCACTCAACTTTTTAAAAGAAAAACCCTATGTAAGAGAAGTTTGGGAAGAGGAGGGGATTATAAGGGTTCAAGTGGATCCGAGGTTTTTGGATGAGCTTTTCCTCCAGTTTCCAAAGTACCTAGCCTCCCAAGGCATTCGTTTAAAGCTTTTCAGGCCTCATACAAGCCCTCTTGAAAGAATTCTCATGGAAAAGTTCGGCATAGGTGAGGTAGGTGATTAGTGTTCTTTATCAAAACGAAGTTTACAGGCTTTTGAAATCTAGAAGACTAAAAGTAATGCTTGCGTTAATGCTTCTTCCCGTGATAGTTTATTTCTTTACCCATGAAGAGATAACGGAATATGGTGCAAAGGCCTTGGAGATCTCATTTCAGATAAATATTTCTCAATTTTTGATAAACTTCTGGGCAAGTGTAATAGGCCAGCTTGTGGTAATAATCATTATGAGCGATTTACTGGCGAGTGAAATAGATAGGGGGACAATAAGAATACTCTTAGTAAAACCAATAAAGAAAAGTGAAATAGTACTCGGCAAGTTCTTTTCTGGCATAACAGCAGTGGCATTGATATTTGGGATTCCCTATTTGGTTATGCAAATCTACATGGTTCTTCTCTATAAAGCGGGTTTTGAAGGATTTACAGCCACTTTTGATGATTTTCTGTTTGTTCTTGTGATTACGATTCTTGTACTTGGAAGTTTGGGAGGAGTTTCAATGCTGCTTTCGGTAATTCTCTCAAGACCTCTCTACGCTTCATTAGCAAGCTTTGGACTAGTGTTTACAGCTCAGTTCATACTTCCCCAATTGCCATTCTTTGATAATCCTGAGCGCTTTAACTTGAGTTATCAAATAGGGGTTCTTCTAAAGAAAGGATTTACACTCAACACTGGTTTAGACACTTATAAGGGTGATCCAAATATGAGTGGGACGTTTTTCCTCGGCGTTATCTTACTTAGCTTAATTTTCACCTTATTAGGGTTATATAGAAGAGAGTATGAGGGATGAAACATGAAAAGATTTTTGTCAATGTTTATTTTCCTTTTATTCGTTGGAAACGCCTTTGCTCTTCCTGTTGAGCTCGAAATAGATGAGGTATTGATAGTGGATAACACTACTGTGACTTTTGACGTTGCTCAAAACAATCCTGGCCTGGTTTTTCTGACCTTAGAAAGAGGGAATGAGAGTATTCTTAAGGCTTTGCAGTTCGGAGAGAGTGTTTTCTTCAATGGTGTGAACTATACTGTGGGAAGCGTAGACGTGAATACTCTTACCCTCAAGCTCCATATCCTAGGAAACTACTCTAGCCTCGAGGTAATGAAGAGGAAGGATTTTGAGATCACTCTTCTTGAGTCCTTTGATGCGTATGTAAAGGTAAAAATCACAAACACTGGCTACTATGAGATTAATGACACTCTCATTGTTTCAGCTCAGGGAGTAACTGTGACAGAAAAGAAGCTATATTTAAAGCCTAATGAAGATATTATCTTAAAAATAAAGCCTTCTTACACTCAGCTGACCTTCACGTTAAAAAAGGCAAAAATTTCGAAGAGCATAACGATCCTTTCTTTTGATGATCTTGTGACAATAGAGAGAATTTGGAGAGACGACAAGCTTCACATTCTCCTCAAAAATCACGGGGATCCCATTAATGTCACGGTTAAGCTTCTCTTTAGCGGGATGACCTTTGACAGAAAAGAAGTTCGCCTCGGGTCAAAAGAGGGAAGGGAGGTAACCTTTGAAACAGATGTTACTCAGGGGACGATAGTTGTAGATTATAGTATCATAAAACAAGAAAGCTTTTATTTTGAGTCTCCTGCTATTTCGTTAGTGAATGCGACAAAGGAAGGGAATACACTCTACATCTGGCTTAAAAACGAAGGAAAAACTGCATTTTCTGGGAAAGCTACTGTTTATCAGAATGGAGTAATAATAAGTGAACCTTACTACAGGGATGTGAAAATAAACCCTGATGAAGAAATTCTCTTGGAGTTTGTTGTTCCAGAAGATGTTCAGATTTTGACTCTTAGTGTAGTTTCTCCAACTTACTCTGTCGCTTTTCCAATCTCACTAAAAACTAAACTCAATGTGAAAGCAGTAAATTCTTATGCCAAGGGGATTTTAGGAGGAACAACAAGTTATGCAATTGTTATAGCAGGAAATGAGAAGGTCGTGCTTGGTGTTGAAGGATTACCAGATTCAATAAAAGCATACTTCTATTATGGTGATACTCAGGTTAAAGAACTTGATGTGGTCCAAAGTGCACAGGTGAGTCTTGTCCTAAAGCTTCCTAATCTTCCCCAAGGTTTTGCACTTAATGAGCCAATCCTATTTAACGTGACTATAAATGGGATCGAAGTCCCCCTTAAGTTGGAAGTGACTGGGATTGGAATTTTACCAGTGTATGGTGATAACTGGCTTGCGAAGATAAACTATACTAGTGAATACCACCATATAGGTTTGCCATATAGGATTGCTGGGAACAAGATAACGCCTCCATTCGTATTTGAACATTGGAAGGGAGAGAAGATCGCAATAATATATGGGAGATATATAAGACAGGGAAAAGACTTGAGAATCCATCTCTTAGATTCTTCTGGGAAGATTGTAGCTTCCTCAACGCAAGAGAAAGGTAGGAGTGATTATCTCATCTTTAACCAGAGTGACTTCATGATTATGATCGAGGGAGAAAACTACTTTGACGGAGTGCTTTTGGTAGGTGAGTATCTCAACGAACCTAGGAATATAAGCTTTGAACTTAAAAGGAGAGAATTTGGTGAGGGCTTGAGGACTTTTATCATAAACGCAACGTCTCTTAGAGGACAACGGCTTGAGGTTTCTTTAGATTCGGATAAGCAGGTTGAACTTAGGGCTTATTATTTCACTCTTAACAATGAGAAAGAGAATCTTGATCCACTCTCTACCAATTTTAAAGGGGTCTTTAAGGGAAGGGGGAGGACTATAAAAGGGGAGTTTGGGATAAGGAGTTATGAAGATTTTGTTGCCATAGTTGTTGTTGGGGAAGGAAACGTAACCCTCCACTTTAAAGTCTCTAGGGGAAGGCCAGAAGTGAGTGAATTAACTTCGAGAGAAATTTACCTGTTGATTTTAGGCTTAATAATGCTTTTAGCTATTGTGATATATTTAGAAAAGAAAATTGGATAAGATTAGAAGATCAATGGGGCCCTGTACTCACCCCAAACTTCTCTGAGAATGTCAGTAACCTCACCAAGGGTTGCAAGGTGCTTGTGGGCTTCGATGATGTATGGCATTAGGTTCTCATCTTCGGTCTCAGCGGCTTTCCTCAATGCATCCAATGCTTCTTCAACCTTTTTATTATCGCGTTCACTTCTAAGTTTCTTTAATCTCTCTACCTGTTTATCTCTGATGCTTGGATCGACTTTGAGGATTTCTACTTCGAGTGGTTCATCCACGATAAATTCGTTCACACCAACAATAATGCGTTTCTTCTCTTCAACTTCTCTCTGGTACTTGTAGGCTGAGTCGGCGATCTCCTTCTGGATGTATCCTCTTTCAATGGCTTTCATCATTCCTCCCATGCCTTCGATCTTTTCAATATACTTCATAGCTTCTTCTTCTATGTGATCGGTAAGCCACTCAATGTAATAGCTTCCTCCAAGTGGGTCAATGGTATCGACTACTCCACTCTCGTATGCAATGATTTGTTGTGTTCTCAAGGCGATTCTAACGCTCTTTTCTGTTGGAAGGCTCAGGGCCTCATCATAACTATTAGTGTGGAGGGATTGGGTTCCACCCAAGACCGCGGCTAGGGCTTGAATGGCAACTCTAACTATATTATTTTCTGGTTGTTGAGCTGTGAGTGTTGAACCACCTGTTTGGGTGTGGAATCTCAAGAGCATTGATCTTGGGTTCTTGGCTCCAAATTTCTCCTTCATTATCTTGGCCCACAGTCTTCTTGCTGCCCTAAACTTGGCAATCTCTTCTAGGAAATTGTTGTGAGCATTGAAGAAGAAGCTCAATCTTGGAGCGAACTTGTCAACGTCCATGCCTCTTGCTATGACAGCCTTAACGTACTCAATACCATCGGCAAGAGTGAAAGCAACTTCTTGAACTGCATTTGCTCCGGCTTCTCTAATATGGTATCCACTTATACTTATTGAGTTCCATTTCGGAACATGTTCTGCACAGTACATTATGATATCTGTTGTTAGCCTCATGGATGGCTGTGGTGGGAAGATATACGTTCCTCTGGCTATGTATTCCTTTAATACATCGTTTTGTACAGTTCCTCTAAGTTGATCTTGTGGAACACCTTGTTTTTGGCCCACGAGAATA
Protein-coding regions in this window:
- a CDS encoding GNAT family N-acetyltransferase, whose protein sequence is MGMKEIKNNNKEHLSIGKLNRMDQEILETLVSIYMRGYEGMKEYGGEGESYAKRYLRWCWNKASDGFFIAKDGDRIVGFIVCDNDWHSRYENRVVGAIHEFVVDKEYQGKSVGKKLMEKCMEYLSRYNDRIELWVGEKNKKAIEFYKRLGFRVAGKAGIWIRMVKDIKKEK
- a CDS encoding acyl-CoA mutase large subunit family protein, which translates into the protein MTFDKKKIEEIKKAEEEWNEKTVKPFIAKRPERKEKFMTADGFEIKRVYTPADLEKWEYLEKLNFPGQYPFTRGVYATMYRGRLWTMRQYAGFGTAEESNRRYKYLLEQGQTGLSVAFDLPTQIGYDSDHPMAEGEVGKVGVAIDSLKDMEILFDGIPLDKVSTSMTINATAANLLAMYILVGQKQGVPQDQLRGTVQNDVLKEYIARGTYIFPPQPSMRLTTDIIMYCAEHVPKWNSISISGYHIREAGANAVQEVAFTLADGIEYVKAVIARGMDVDKFAPRLSFFFNAHNNFLEEIAKFRAARRLWAKIMKEKFGAKNPRSMLLRFHTQTGGSTLTAQQPENNIVRVAIQALAAVLGGTQSLHTNSYDEALSLPTEKSVRIALRTQQIIAYESGVVDTIDPLGGSYYIEWLTDHIEEEAMKYIEKIEGMGGMMKAIERGYIQKEIADSAYKYQREVEEKKRIIVGVNEFIVDEPLEVEILKVDPSIRDKQVERLKKLRSERDNKKVEEALDALRKAAETEDENLMPYIIEAHKHLATLGEVTDILREVWGEYRAPLIF
- a CDS encoding multiprotein bridging factor aMBF1, producing MAKAKPRICEICGAEIRGKGHTVKIEGAELLVCYKCYQKYGRKKPGTWSPMPTGREPRRTYVPRARPKQTPRTQRPLYTEDIVEDYADRVREAIQRSGLSYEELSHKVGLSTNLIRRIAHGEYIPTISEAKKLERYFKIKLIERVEENVKEKATIPKDYEPTLGDVANIKIKKRKKK
- a CDS encoding ABC transporter permease encodes the protein MISVLYQNEVYRLLKSRRLKVMLALMLLPVIVYFFTHEEITEYGAKALEISFQINISQFLINFWASVIGQLVVIIIMSDLLASEIDRGTIRILLVKPIKKSEIVLGKFFSGITAVALIFGIPYLVMQIYMVLLYKAGFEGFTATFDDFLFVLVITILVLGSLGGVSMLLSVILSRPLYASLASFGLVFTAQFILPQLPFFDNPERFNLSYQIGVLLKKGFTLNTGLDTYKGDPNMSGTFFLGVILLSLIFTLLGLYRREYEG
- a CDS encoding Zn-ribbon domain-containing OB-fold protein; protein product: MGKPMQVARYWRHFKEKYRLIGGKCKSCGQVHFPKRPVCPECGSQEIEEFQFSGKGKVVSWTIIRNPPSGYEYYKPYPIALIELEEGPLVLAQLTDVDPEEIDFGMEVEMVTRKIREFSEDGIILYGYKFRPPLK
- a CDS encoding DUF356 domain-containing protein encodes the protein MLNTVVLIRTDNFDKALIALADLVRYAGMEIRGKPRIIPPALSDWAFEKIVGERPKRKYNAHVVAQVDLPPGKAIGRLREIHPPAHIIVIPPDTPVHKELLRLWSTFEILKGFYSPKKEQQEGGSRE
- a CDS encoding ABC transporter ATP-binding protein encodes the protein MAYVIETKDLTKFFGKRNIIYHLNLKVPRGVVYGFLGPNGAGKTTTIKMLTASLRPTYGEIRIFGLEMPQKRVEIMKSVGYMPEVPIAYEDMTIFDFLIYMGRLSGLKKEKATEQAKDLMNYVGVGKLALNKIKELSSGQKQRVTFASALIGNPELLILDEPTANLDPLGRIEFIGKIISLAKEGKTIFVSSHIVSEVEKMCNYVGLINQGRLIAQGRIRDLTQIEENDYDVATSNNALALNFLKEKPYVREVWEEEGIIRVQVDPRFLDELFLQFPKYLASQGIRLKLFRPHTSPLERILMEKFGIGEVGD